Below is a window of Candidatus Paceibacterota bacterium DNA.
GGACGATGTCAACTAACAAGAAGGAGTTTCGTTGTGACAAACATAACCGAGACCCACACGTACAAAAAGATGATGGCAAATAAGAAATCGATTATTACAGCACTCTTAACGATTGCTGCTCTAATCCTTGTCATCCCGACCTTGATCAAATTCAACAAGTACCTTGAAGGTATTGGGGGAGATAGTGTAGCTACGGTACTAAAACCAAGTGTTGAACCGCCAAATCCGAAAACTGGCACACAAATACCTTCCAGTACCGTCATAAGCACAGGAAAAGCTGTCGGAAAATTCTTCGATGCGGTTAAAACCCCACGAATTATGGTTCCGGCGAACTTTCTAGAAGCAGAGTCAGACGACTTGTTTCTTCCAGCTGATGGTGGTTGGTCAAGGAGTTATGAGATCAAACGTAAGTACTCGTATGTTGAATACTTGGCTGCGTGTGACCTCGAGGCAGAAATGACCGATCATCAAGGTAACGTAAATCTGGTTCGTCTAAATCCATCGTTGAACAATGATGAAATCAACGCTCAACTGTGGATCAGAGGCAGACCTACGGCATATAAGTATGTACGTGTGCGCTATCCTGACGGAAAGCCGCCCACACTAACCACCATGCCAACTGATCCCGTTAACCTTAAGCTGCAATTTCGGTATCTACAGCCAGTAAAATGACTGTAGGGACATAAGAAAGCAGCACGTTTATTCCTATCCAACATGTTCTTACAAGGCCGCACGTACCAACGCGCGGCTTTTTTTATACAAAGAAAAACACCGGTTGCCCGGTGTTTTTCTTAAACCAATTTCTTGTTAGATAGTCAGTGTTTGTGGTCTTTGATCTTCAGGAATCTTAAGCGTATTTGAGATGAATCCCATAATGGCGAATACGCCGATCATGATAACTATCCCGATAATACTCCACAAAATATGTCTTGCTCCCTGTCTGCGATTTTCATCACCTTCAGAACCAATCCAGTATTTGTAGACTCCCCAGATAAAGTACAAAACTGCTAATCCAAACAAGATTATGATAAACGGATTAATGTACAGATCAATGACCCGATACAATAATTCCGTTGGTGTCATAATAGCTTATTTTGATTTTCTACTACCCTATTAGTTTCCTACAACGTTTGTCTGTCCAATTGTTGGAAGATTCACTGTCTGTGCTCCGTTCAAACCAAAGAAGTTAAGCAAGAAGTTTACGAGTGCCCAGATACCTACGAGTACTGCGATACCAACAACTCCGTAGATCATGAAACCACGTGCATCTGCTCGCTTTTCTGCATCACCCTCAGCAAGAACGTACTTGATGATGCCCCAGATGAAAACGATGATTGCAACTACTGCTAGCAAACCAATAACGGTGTTAGCGATAGCTGTAAGGTTTCTTACAAGATTCTGAACATTTCCTAACTGCTGTTGATTGGCTTCTACAATCCCTGCAGCTCCAAAACCCACGAGCATAAGTGTCGCGAATACTGGAAGATTTACTAATTTTTTCATTTTTACTTAATTACTATTAAAGCCCTCCTATCATTGTAGCCATAAAATGGCTATTTCATCAATAGCCATGTGGATATCCTTGTGTGCTAGTTACCCGTTGTGTTTGTTGTTCCACCTCCTGTTTGACCATTAGAATTTGTTGGACCGCCACTATTTACAGTTGAGCCACTACCTTGTGTTCCAGTATTTGTTTGGGTACTTCCAGAGGTTTGAGTGGTTCCAGCACCAGATGAGCCAGACACTGTTGTACCAGATGTAGTTTGAGTTGTTCCATAGCCGGTTGATCCTGATACCTGTCTTCCAGATTGAACTGACTGTGTTGAGAACTGTGCATTTCCAAAGCTTCCACTTTGAGTTGCAGTCTGAGTTGAACCAGTTCCGGACCGAGATGTTTTAAATTGGGGTCCCGCAAATTCTAGACCAAGCAAACTAGTTACAGTTTTTACTATTCCCCACAGTCCAACAATAACCACAAAGGCAATAATTCCAAACAACAAATACCACGATCCCTCTTTTAATCTTTTTGGATCACCAGAGGCGTTGATATATTTGATAACTCCCCACATAAAAACCACAACACAAATACCCGCAAGGAGGATAATAATTGGATTAAAGAGTCCGATTATTGCATAAAGAAGGTCAGTAAGCGTTCCGTCTTGGAAGGAGAAGTTGCCGGGATTTGTGGGTTGAGGGTTTGTCGGGTTTGGATTAGTTGGTTGTGGATTTGCAAATACAACACTTGATAGTCCAACAAACATTACTATTGCAAGTAACAGTGCGGACACATATTTAATTTTGGACATTATTTTTTTCATTATCTGGATATAGTTACTTTAATTTTCACACGTGTTGTTGATAGTAATAACATCACGATCCATAAACTGATTAATAGTGTTGATTGCAAACTGAACAATCACCCATGATCCAAGAATAATAGCAGTACCAATAATTGTGTTTAAGAAGGTCTTGCGTGCCGCTTTGAGTTTTTCTGGATTTCCTTGTGCTGATACAAATTTAAAACCAGAATAGATAATAAAGAGACCTGCCACAACTGCAAGGAGATTAATTGCAATTCGAAATATGTCATATACCAAACACTGTAGAGAATCTGCTTTGAGGGGATTTGTAAACACAATATCAAAACCACCCGGGCTAGTTGGTTGTGGGTTAGGTGGATTTGGATTAGTCGGTTGTGGGTTAGCACTTACAGGAACCGCAAGTGATGCTCCGATTAAAACAGTGAGTACTATTGTTGAGACAAAAGACGTAAGAAACTTTTTCATATGATGTAAATTAATTTCCGTAGAGGTTATCAATCCTATCTCCTGCTCGGCTGATTGACGCTGACACCGTGTACCTTCCAGATGTAATATCAGAAATCATATCTGTAAGAATAATCGATGATTGTCGTGGGTTTGGATCCAACCAGTCACGTGAATAATATGCCGAAGAATAAAATACTGGACCAAGTGCGTCTGTTGGACTAACTGAGAGAATGTCTCGTCGAACTGGTTGATATGAAAACATTTTGTCAGCCGCACGACCTGCTGAAGCGGTGGCTCCTGACCAGGTCAACCCAGCTGCTAAGGCTTCTGCAGGGTGCCCTGAACTTCGTGGAATGACTAATACGTACATCTTTCCATATGTAGCATTGAATTGTGCATTATCTGTCTGTGGGACAAATGCTACATCAAAATCTAAGTTTGGATTCTTGCTCTGAATATCTTTATACTCAGACGCTAAACCGAAATAAAATACCAAGTCTCCAGAAACAAACATGTCTTTGCTTTCAGGAAGCGAACGGTTCCATGTATACACATCCTTTGAAGGATTTGAAAATTCAAGATAAAAATTAAGCGCTGAAGCCGCCGGGCTTTCGTTACTTTTTATACCAATCTTATCTTCAGTAGCCGCATACTTACCTACTGGAAATCCAAGTTGTGTAAACAACGAAGAGAGGATGTATTTAAAATTAAACACATTATTTGCCTCTCCAAATGGTACGGTGCTTTGTGTGACAGTTAGTGAGTTCACCTTTTCTGTTAACGATCGTGAGAGTGCATAAAATTCAGACCAACGCTGTGGCGGAGCAGGAATAAGTGCTTGATCAAGAATCGATCGGTTGTAATACATTACTAACGGATCTATAAAAAGAGGAATTCCCTCGATACCGTTTACTGTTACAAGTTGCTCAGCACCAGGAAAGAATGTGTCTCTAAACTGACGTTCTGGGAAGTTAGCAAAAGGAATAGGAATAGT
It encodes the following:
- a CDS encoding extracellular solute-binding protein, which produces MGNLLGISRFKLFFYIGCGAVLVLAVIFLALGGQGGGNETNDVRVSVWGTVDENTISRMNNNEGGKPNYFANVGYTQVSEDTLYNTLLEAVATGKSPDALIVPYEMLYSLRGKTIPIPFANFPERQFRDTFFPGAEQLVTVNGIEGIPLFIDPLVMYYNRSILDQALIPAPPQRWSEFYALSRSLTEKVNSLTVTQSTVPFGEANNVFNFKYILSSLFTQLGFPVGKYAATEDKIGIKSNESPAASALNFYLEFSNPSKDVYTWNRSLPESKDMFVSGDLVFYFGLASEYKDIQSKNPNLDFDVAFVPQTDNAQFNATYGKMYVLVIPRSSGHPAEALAAGLTWSGATASAGRAADKMFSYQPVRRDILSVSPTDALGPVFYSSAYYSRDWLDPNPRQSSIILTDMISDITSGRYTVSASISRAGDRIDNLYGN
- a CDS encoding pilin: MKKFLTSFVSTIVLTVLIGASLAVPVSANPQPTNPNPPNPQPTSPGGFDIVFTNPLKADSLQCLVYDIFRIAINLLAVVAGLFIIYSGFKFVSAQGNPEKLKAARKTFLNTIIGTAIILGSWVIVQFAINTINQFMDRDVITINNTCEN
- a CDS encoding pilin, whose translation is MKKIMSKIKYVSALLLAIVMFVGLSSVVFANPQPTNPNPTNPQPTNPGNFSFQDGTLTDLLYAIIGLFNPIIILLAGICVVVFMWGVIKYINASGDPKRLKEGSWYLLFGIIAFVVIVGLWGIVKTVTSLLGLEFAGPQFKTSRSGTGSTQTATQSGSFGNAQFSTQSVQSGRQVSGSTGYGTTQTTSGTTVSGSSGAGTTQTSGSTQTNTGTQGSGSTVNSGGPTNSNGQTGGGTTNTTGN